The genome window CTTCGGCACAAACGTCGCAACCGTCTCCTCGCCGTCCCACTGACTCTTGATCTGCAGCCCGTGCTCGTTGAGCCGCCCGCATCCGTAACAGTGGCTCACATCGTCCGGGTAGAAGTCCTGGAAGATTTCTGCGCTCATCGACGCCAACGCTCCTCGACCTATTCCAGCAACTCCTCCGCGAAACGCACGAACGCGTGGACGTCGGCGAAGTTGCTGGCAAGTCCCATCGACGCGCGCACAGCGCCACTGCTCTCGCCGTCAACGCACCGGAGGAACTCGTCGCGCGTCATGCCGTTTCTTCCCACGTTGAAGCAGTTCGTCAATTCATTCGCCGCAAGACCGAGCGCCACCTCGCCCGCCCCAGGGTTGCAGAAGCAGCCGGTCCGGAGGGAGATGCCGTGCTCGGCGGCGCGCGCCTCGATGAGCGTGTGGTCGATGAACCGGCCCGCGCCGTCGCGGAAGTTCATCGCGACCGACCCGCCGCGCCTCTCGGTGTCCGCCGGTCCGTACAGCGTCACGAGCGGCTGGCCGCTCCGGTGGCGCAGCGCGAGCAATTGCTCGATGAGCCACCCGGTCAGGCACCGCACTCTCCGGTGAATCGTGTCGATCCCGATTTCCTCGAGGAGGTCGAGGCCGAGGGGGACCGCCGGCAGGCTCGCGTAGTCGACGGTGCCGTCCTCGAACGCGGCGGCCCCTCGCTCCATGAAATACCGATCCGCCCCGACGGAGGCGACCGCAATCGTGCCGCCGGAGAACCAGGGGCGATGCAGCTTCTCGAGAGCCTCGTAGCGCGCGATGAGGGCGCCGACCCCGGTCGGATAGCCGAACATCTTGTAGAACGACACGGTGACGAAGTCGGCACGCCAGCGATCCAGATCGAGCCGGTTGGTCGGCGCGAACGCGGCCGCGTCGAGCAGCACGTCCCACCCGCGCTCGTGCGCCGCGTCGATCCATTCGAGCGGGTGCTGCACGCCCGAGAAGTTCGACTGGGCCGGGTAGGCGAAGAGGCTCGGGGCGCCGCCGGCCGGGCGGTTGTCGAGCGCGCGCCGGATTTCGGCGTCCGGCGTCCGCATCTCCGGCGGGCGCAGCGGCACGTAGGTGATGTGCGCCCCGCGGCCGCGGGCGAATTCGCGGATGCCGTTGACCGAGTTGTGATTGTCGAACGTCAGGAGAAGGTGGCCGCCCGGCCCGAACGGGTACGCCTCGCCCACCAGCTTGAGCGCGTTGCTCGCGTTCGCGGCGAACA of Acidobacteriota bacterium contains these proteins:
- a CDS encoding aminotransferase class V-fold PLP-dependent enzyme codes for the protein MNDPENAFEQFERAWPAFAATRAIDALRAREFRRLDEAGHVYLDYTGGSLYAESHVRRHMELLLHHVLGNPHSSSPASTVATDLVEKTRARVLRFFNARPDEYAVVFAANASNALKLVGEAYPFGPGGHLLLTFDNHNSVNGIREFARGRGAHITYVPLRPPEMRTPDAEIRRALDNRPAGGAPSLFAYPAQSNFSGVQHPLEWIDAAHERGWDVLLDAAAFAPTNRLDLDRWRADFVTVSFYKMFGYPTGVGALIARYEALEKLHRPWFSGGTIAVASVGADRYFMERGAAAFEDGTVDYASLPAVPLGLDLLEEIGIDTIHRRVRCLTGWLIEQLLALRHRSGQPLVTLYGPADTERRGGSVAMNFRDGAGRFIDHTLIEARAAEHGISLRTGCFCNPGAGEVALGLAANELTNCFNVGRNGMTRDEFLRCVDGESSGAVRASMGLASNFADVHAFVRFAEELLE